AGGCGAACAGCACCGCCATGATGATGATGAGCGTGAGCGAGACATCCATCAGGCACCCACCCCTCGCGTGCGCTGCGCATGCGCCTGACGATCGACCTCAGCGCCGAGGCTGCGCAGCACGTCGAGCACGAGGCCGATGACGACGAGGTAGACACCGATGTCGAAGATCGTCGACGTGACGAACTCGACGTGCCCGATGACCGGGAGCGTCGCCTCCCAGAACGTGCTCGTGAGGGGCGCTTCGCCGAAGAACAACGGCACGACCGCGGCTCCCACCGCGAGGATGAGGCCCGCGCCGAGCAGGCGTCCGGCGTCTGTGGGAGCGGCGGCACCGAGCTCCCAGCGCCCACCCGCCACGTACCGCATGACGAGCGCCATGCCCGCGACGAGACCGCCGGCGAAGCCGCCGCCCGGCAGGTTGTGTCCGGCGAAGAGCAGGAAGATCGACACCACGATGATGGTGTGGAACAGCACGCGCACGATGACTTCCAGCAGGATCGAGCGACTCTGCGGGTCGACGTGCTGACTGCTCACGAGCCAGGCGCGCGGGGCGTCGCGGTTCTCCGCCGTGCGGAAGCGCAGCCCCTCGGTCGTCTCGACCAGCGGGATGCGCGCCTGGACACGCCGCGACGCATCCGGCAGGTTCTTGGTGCTGGAGAGCAGATCGTCGCGATGCGTGACGAAGACGAGGGATGCGACACCGGTCGCCGCGAGCACGAGAACGGAGAGCTCACCCATGGTGTCCCAGCCGCGGAGGTCGACGAGTGCGACGTTGACGACGTTCTTCCCGTGTCCGAGCTCATAGGCCAGCTCGGTGAAGGCGACGGAGATGGGCTCGGCGATGCGCGCGCTCGTCGCGACGATCGCGACCAGCGCCATCGTGACGCCGACGGATGCGCCGAGCACGGCACGAGGGATGCGTCCGACGGACGCGTTGTGCTCCCCCATGCGCGCGGGCAGTCGACGCAGCACGAGCGCGAACGTCACGAGCGTGACGGTCTCGACGAGGATCTGCGTGAGCGCGAGGTCGGGCGCACCGCTGGTTGCGAAGAGCACGACCATGCCGAGACCTGTGACCGAGACGAGCACGACGCCGGTGTAGCGCTTCTGGGCACGGACCGCGATGATTCCGGCGGCGATCATGATCGGCGCGACGACCAGCTGGATCGGAGTGTGCCAGGCGCTCAGCTCTGCGCGCGCCGGACCGCTCGCGAACAGTGCCGTCGCCTCGGCGGCCACGACGACGACGAAGATCGTGCCGACATACACCGGAAGCGAACCGCGCTGCGTGAGCGTGGTCGTGAGCACGGAGAGCCGGTCGATGCCGCGCACCACGAGGTAGTAGCCGTCGATCGCGGTGAACGGGAGCAGCCTCTTGCGACTGCTCCAGCCGAGGCGCAGCGTGAAAACGAACAGCCCGATGCCGAGCGCGATCGCCAGCAGGGAGATGAAGAGCGCAGGTTCCAGGCCGTGCCACAGCGCAAGATGCCCGGGCTCGAGCGGAGAGCCGTCGTAAGCGGGAATCGTCGACGTGTGGGCGTAGCCCTGCAGCGCGTGATCGACGAGTGGAGCCGCGAGGCCGATTAGCGACAGGCCCGACAGGACCACGGGCGCGACGAGGAATCCGAACGGCGGGTCGGGCCATGCCGTTTCTGGAATATATTCGCCGGCGGAGTCCTTCTTGCGCCAGAACGCACCCCACAGGAAGCGCGCGCCGTAGGCCGCGGTCAGCACAGCGCCGAGAACGACACCCATGAACGCCACGAGTCCCCAGGGGGATCCGAGCTGGGCATCATGCAGGAGCGCGGTGAGCGCTGACTCCTTCGCGACGAAGCCGATCGTCGGCGCGATGCCGGCCATGGAACCGATGGCGATGAAGGCAGCTGTCGCCATGACCGGCGCCTGGCGTCCCACGCCCGAGAGTTCGTTCACGTCACGCGTGGACAGCTGACGGTCGATGACGCCGACGATGAGGAAGAGTGCCGACTTGAAGAGCGCGTGACCGATCACGAGAGCGAGGCCCGCAAGGGCGGCATCCGGGGTTCCGTAGCCGATCACGACCGTGAACAGACCGAGCTGACTCACGGTGCCGAACGCGAGGATGCGCTTCAGGTCGGTCTCACGCAGCGCCTGATACCCGCCGATGAGCATCGTGAGCACGCCGAGGCTGATCACGACCGGGCGCCACGGACCCGACAGGGCGAAGACGGGAGCGAGGCGTGCGATCAGGTAGATGCCCGCCTTCACCATGGCGGCGGCATGCAGGTAGGCGCTGACGGGAGTCGGTGCGGCCATGGCACCGGGCAGCCAGAAGTGGAAGGGGAAGATCGCCGACTTGCTGAGCGCGCCCACCAGGATCATGACGATCGCCGCGTCGATGAGCGGCCCCGTCGGGGCGAGTTCGAGGATCTCCGTGATGCTCGTCGTCCCGGTGTCCACCACGAGGAGCACGACGCCGACGAACATGACGAGGCCGCCGAGTGTCGTGACGAGCAGCGCCTGCAACGCCGAACGTCGGCTCGCACCGCGTCGGTTGTAATACCCGATCAGAAGGTAGGAGAGGATGCTCGTCAGCTCCCAGAACATGACCAGCAGCACGAAGTCATCGGTGAGCACGAGTCCGTACATCGCGCCCGCGAAAGCGAGAAGCACCGCGGCGAACTGACCGAGGCCAGGCTCGGGCTTCTCGGAATCGAAGTACCAGCGGCAGTACAGGAGCACCAGGGCACCGACGCCGGTGACGATGAGGGTCAGCACCCAGCTGAGGACGTCCATGCGGAACGACAGGGTGATCCCGAGCTGAGGGATCCACTCGACTGATTGCTGGGGGATGTGTGCGGCATCGGATGCGCCCGCGATGACGGTCGGCGTCAGAAGCGCTGCATGAACAAATGCCGCTGCGGGAATAAGAGCCGCCACAGCGAATGCCCGCGCGCCGATCCACTTCACGAGCAGCGGCAGAAGCAGCGCAGAGAGCGTGAACACGACGAGGAGGGTCAGCATGTGCGAACTCCTCTGGCTCGTCGGTCGGCGGGCGACTCAGGCGGGCGGTACTCGTCCATTTTACGGGGAAACCAGGCCGGTCCCGACCGTTTGGGGGACAGAAACACGCGAAAGGCGCATCGGATCACCCCTTGGCAACCAGCGCCCAACAGGCGTTTCACGTGAAACGGTGCGCTCAAGATTTCTCGACAATTCCTTGCCATGGCACCGCAGAATGGAGCGGTGACTCACCTGCGACGGGCTCTGCCGGAGATCGGTGGATGGGCGGCGGCCATTGCGATCGCGGTGATCATCGTCGGTCAGGTGGCTTCCACGGCGCGAGCCGAGGTGCTGTTCCGGGATGCGGATTCCCTCATCGTCGCACTCGTGACGAGATCCCTCGTCGAAGGTTCAGCGACACAGTGGGCCATGTCTCCGGTGCTCTTCCTCCCAGAGGTCGCCGCGTTCCTTCCCCTCTGGCTCGTCGCACATTCCCTTCTCGGCATGAATCTGTTCGGAGTCCTGGCGGTGAGCGCCGTGATCACTGTCGCGCTGCTCTATGGGGCTCTCCGCTTCGCAGCCGGGCCCCGCGGGGAGGGCCGATGGCCGATCGTCGCGGCCCTCGCAGCGCTCAGCCTGTTCGGGATCCTTGCTGCAAGTGAGTCCTCCGCGTCTCGCGACTCCCTCGAGTTGGCCTCCCTCGCACTGACCTCCACCTACTACATCGGAGCCGTCGCGGCGATGCTCTTCACCATCGGCGCTCTGCGTCGCCACCGCGAGCAGCCGCGGCACGGCACCGCTCTGCTGATCACCCTCGCGCTGGTCGCATTCGTCTCCACGCTGTCGAACCCGCTGTTCATCGCCTGGGCGACCGCACCGCTCGCACTGCTGCTGGGCTGGCGGATGTTCCGGGGCGATGTGCCCGCACGGCGGGAGCTCGTCCTGCTTGTCGGAGGCTCGGCGCTCGGCTTCCTCAGTCGCATTCCACTTTCGGCATGGATTGCGGACACGAGCGCCGCCTACGCCCAGCCCGCGCGCTGGCTCGACGCGGCGAGCGCCTACCTCACCCTGCTCGGTGAGCGACTGAGCACTCCCCAGGGACTCCTGGCCGCGTTGCTCGTCGTCGGTCTCCTCGGGCTCGGGATCGAGCGCACGCGACACGTCCGCGATTCAGGCACCGCCCTCGTCGCGATGGCATCCTGGCTCATCCCTGCCGTGGTAGTCGTCGGGATGATCGCAATGGGAACGCAGTCCGCGCGCTACCTGCAGCCGGTCGTGTGGGCGCCTCTCCTCGCGGTGCTGTGCCTACCTCGCCCGCCGCTGCCCCGCCGACTGCGCATGGTCCTCGCGGTGACGCTCTCGATCGTGCTGCTTCTCATCGCGGTCCTCAGCACACAGCGGATCCGCACCGCGGTGCAGCATCCGGATCCCGACCTCGCCTGCGTGACCGACCGGATCCGCGCACACCCCGAACAGACCGGCGCAGGGCAGTTCTGGACGGTCCGCCTGCCCAAGGCGCTCCTCCCCGATCCGTCCCAGCTCGTGCAGGTCGATCATGAGCTCAACGCCTACGCCTGGCTCGTCGACCGGGGCGACTTCTCCGTCGACGCCGTCACGTTCCTGATCGAGGATGCGCAGACGGTCGCCGGGAACTTCCCCGGGCGAGAGAACGCCACAGAGATCTCGTGCGGTCGGTACACGATCGTGCAGCTCCCCGAGCCCGTGCCCCTCGGTCCGCAGAGGTCCTAACTGCGCGCGGCGGGACCCGTGGTGGTGCCGATGCGGAAGGTGCAGTTCAACAGCTGGGAGCTTGCGGGCTCACCCCGCAGCATTCGCGCCACCGCGGCACCCGCCGCGCGGCCCTTCTCTGCCGATGGCTGCACGACCGTGGTGAGCACGTGGCCACCGAGACCGTCGACTTCGACCCCGTCGAAGCCGGTCACGCTCACATCCTCGGGCACCCGCAGGCCGAGCTCTTCGGCGGCGCGCACGACGCCGGCAGCGAGCAGGTCGCTCTGCGCGATGATCGCCGTTGGGCGACGACGCGGACCGTCCTCCGGCACGTCGAGCAGCAGCCGCCCGGCCAGCACTCCCTCGTCGATGAAGCTGCCCTCACTCTGGACGACCTGCGCATCCGGGAAGGCCTGCCGCACATCGCGCAGGCGGCGCGCGGTGATTTCGACGCGGATGCGCGCGATCTGCTCCTCGGTGACGAAACCGCGTTCAAGATCCAGCCCGAACGGAAGAGTGACGATCGCGACGTCTTCATGGCCGAGGTCGCGCAGATGCGTGTTGAGCTGCGCGGATGCTTCGTCGCTGTCGAGTTCGACGTGCGCGGCATCCGCTCCGCCGTCGCCTTCGATCACCACGACCGGCAGCCCGCGGGCGCGGATGACGTCGAGGCTCTCATAGGTGCGGGGCGTGCAGCTCAGGAGCACGACCGCGTCGACGGGCGCGGTGTCGAGGGTGACGGGGTTCTCCCCGCCGGGGTCGTGCCGCAACAGAAGCACGCCGGAGCCGAGCGTGGCGAGTGCGTCGGTGAGGCCGTCCATCGTGGCGGTCTTCACGGGGTCGAGGAAGGCGGTGCGCAGGTGCTCTTCGAGGACGACCGCGACGATGCCGCTGCGCCCCGTGCGCAATGAGGCGGCCCGCGGATCGGGCCCGGCGTAGCCCAGTTCGGCCGCCGCATCCAGCACGCGCTGCCGGGTCGCATCCGACACCTTGGTCTTGCCGCTGAAGACCACCGAGGCGGTGGAGCCGGAGACTCCGGCGGCTCGGGCGACGTCGGCGATCGTCGCTCGGCGGGGCGCCGGCGTGCGGTTCGTCTCGGTCGTGCTCATAGAAAGGAGAATACCGCGCCCCTTCTGCGGCATCGAATCGTTTCGATACGATGGAGTCCATGGATGCCACCCTCACCCGCCCGGTCTACGTGCGCTGGCGTACCGCGATCTTCGCGATCTTCTTCTCCAGCGGCCTCTCGATCGCCACCTGGGCATCGCGCGTGCCAGACATCCGCCTCGCCCTCGAGATCGACAAGGCGCAGGTCGGAATGCTGCTGCTCGGCGCAGGCATCGCCTCCATCATCGGCATCTCCTCGAGTCCTGCCGTGCTGGCGCGCACCGGTGCCCGGCTCGGGATGATCCTCTCGATCACGACCTTCGCGACCGGTGTCGCCCTGATCGGCATCGGCGCGAACGTCTTCGGCTCCTTCCAGATCGTGCTGCTGGGACTCGTGCTGTTCGGACTCGGCAATGGGTGCGTCGACGTCATGATGAATGTCGAGGCCACCGCCATCGAGCAGCACTCCGGCAAGACGATCCTGCCGCTGTTCCACGCGTTCTTCAGCTTCGGCACCGTGATCGGCGCGGGCATCGGCGCCCTCGCCGCCCTGTGGCAGATCTCCGTCTTCGCGCATGCCGTGACCGTCGGAATCCTGATCTTCGTGATCGGCGCTGTCAGCGTGGCCAACGTTCCGCGCCGCGCCGAGACACTCGACCCCGTCGAGGGCGACACCGAGAAGGTGCACTGGCGCGAGCGGATGCACGTGGCGCTCTCCGCCTGGCGGGAGCCGCGCACCTACGCGCTGGGTGTGGTCATGCTCGGCATGTCGTTCGCCGAGGGCGGCGCCAACGACTGGCTCGCCCTCGGAGTGGCCGAGGAGCACGCGGGCGGCACGCCCGCTCTGGGTGCGGCGGCACTCGCCGTCTTCTCCGTCGCGATGACGACCGTGCGCATCTTCGGCGGTCCCCTCGTCGACCGTCTCGGCAGAGTGATCGTGCTGCGGGTTCTCGCGTTGACGGCGGCTGCGGGCATCCTGCTCTTCATCCTCGCGCCGTCGATTCCGATGGTCTTCCTCGGCGCCGCACTCTGGGGCATCGGGGCGTCGCTCGGATTCCCACTGGGAATGTCCGCCGCCGCGGACGACCCGGCGAAGGCCGCCGCGCGCGTGAGCGCCGCCGCCACGATCGGCTACATCTCCTTCCTCGGCGGTCCGCCGGTGCTCGGCTTCATCAGCGAGCACATCGGCCTGCTGAACACGCTGTACATCCTGGTCGTGCTGGCCGTGGCATCCGGTCTGTTCTCGGGCGCCGCCCGTCCGCTGCGCGAGGACGAGAAGACGCCGACCACCTAGGCGCGGGGTCGGCGTGCGAGCGCCGCCGCATGCGAGCGGCTCTCCGCGCCGAGCTTGGCGAGCACGTTCGACACGTGGGTCTTCACGGTCGGAAGAGAGATCCCCAGTCGATCGGCGAGCTGACGATTCGACCATCCGTTCAGGATGCCGTCGAGCACCTCGCGTTCCCGCGTCGTGAGCTCGGGCTGATCTGCAGGATCGGGCGCAGCATCCGGCGCATCCCGCACGACGAGTGCGAGCGCACGGCGCGTGACTTTCGGATCCAGTGCCCCGTCGCCAGCGGCGACCGCGTGCACAGCCTGCACGAGCGTCGGCGCATCGACGGTCTTGAGCAGGAACCCTGCCGCACCCGCGCGCAATGCGCCGAAGACCAGCTCGTCCTCATCGAAACTCGTCAGCACGAGGACGTCACTGAGGCCGCGTTCGACGATCTCTCTCGTCGCCGAGACGCCGTCTCGGCCGGGCATCCGCAGGTCCATGAGCACGACGTCCGGGCGCAGCGCCTGCGCATTGCGCACCGCCACATCGCCGTCCGCGGCCTCACCGACCACCTCGACTCCGTGCGCTTCGAGCATGATCCGCAGGCCCGCGCGGATCGCGCCATGATCGTCGGCGAGCAGCACCGTCGGCGCACTCATGCCGCCACCTCTCGCGGAAGCACCGCATCCACCGACCATCCGCGGGCGATCGGCCCCGCATGCAGCGTGCCGCCCAGCATCCCCACCCGCTCCTTCAGCATGCTCAGCCCCCACCCGCTGCCGCTGTAGCCGGGAACCGTGAAGGACGTGCCCCCGCGCGAGATCACGCGCACGCGCACCGCCTCGTCCTCCGTGGCGAGAAGCACATCGACCTCCGCGCCGCTCGCGTGCCGAGCACAGTTCACGAGGGCCTCGCGGATCGTCCGCACCACCGTCTGCTCGGCGGCAGACGACAGCGGCGTGACGGCCTCGAGCACCGCCGTGACCTGCAGGCCCGATCGGCGAGCGTCGTCGATGATCGCATCGAGGTCTGCCAACCGGGGTGTGGAGAGCGGATCTCCCTCGCCGTGCCGCAGCACCGTGATCATGCTGCGCAGCGCCCGGTGCGCGTCGAGTCCGGCATCGCGGACCGCCTGAAGCGCCGCCCGGTCGCGCTCCTGCGCAGGCGCGGTCGACAGCGCCGCCTCGGCGCGGATCGCCATGGCCAGCACGTGCCCGGCGACGACATCGTGGAGCTCCTTCGCCATCGTCTCGCGTTCCTCGCGGATGGCCTCTTCGCGGTCGCGCTCCGCGGCTTCGGCCGCCGCATCCGCACGCTGACGGTGCAGCTCTGCGAGTTCGTTGGCCTGTGCCATCGCGACCGCCCACCAGTAGTCGGTGCCGAAGATCGCCCCGAACTGCGCCGCCGTCAGCAGCGCGACCGGGAACGGCATCCGCGCCATCAGCAGCGCTCCCGCGAAGATGACGATCACGGCGATGACGATGGCCCACAGCAGGCGTCGACGAACAGCAGGCGACGCCTGGAAGGCCATGAACCAGAGCACATCCAGGAGCACGAGCAGGGGCCCGATGCCGCCGACGGTGAGCAGGTCGACCGTGAAGACGACGCTCGCGCCGATCAGGGAGAACAGCGGCGCGCGGCGCTTGGTCAGCATGAACACCGCGGCGGGAAGCACCGTGAGAAGCGTCGCCCAGGAGGATAACCCCTCGATCGCGAGCGGCATGAACCGCCAGCTTCCGCCGACCCCGAGCGCGGCGATCAGAACGCTGAACAGCACGACACCCAACGCATCGAGCACGAGGCGGTGCCGCTGATACGCCTCGCGAATCCACGATCCCGCCTGTGACATGACTTC
The DNA window shown above is from Microbacterium keratanolyticum and carries:
- a CDS encoding response regulator transcription factor, with translation MSAPTVLLADDHGAIRAGLRIMLEAHGVEVVGEAADGDVAVRNAQALRPDVVLMDLRMPGRDGVSATREIVERGLSDVLVLTSFDEDELVFGALRAGAAGFLLKTVDAPTLVQAVHAVAAGDGALDPKVTRRALALVVRDAPDAAPDPADQPELTTREREVLDGILNGWSNRQLADRLGISLPTVKTHVSNVLAKLGAESRSHAAALARRPRA
- a CDS encoding LacI family DNA-binding transcriptional regulator, with protein sequence MSTTETNRTPAPRRATIADVARAAGVSGSTASVVFSGKTKVSDATRQRVLDAAAELGYAGPDPRAASLRTGRSGIVAVVLEEHLRTAFLDPVKTATMDGLTDALATLGSGVLLLRHDPGGENPVTLDTAPVDAVVLLSCTPRTYESLDVIRARGLPVVVIEGDGGADAAHVELDSDEASAQLNTHLRDLGHEDVAIVTLPFGLDLERGFVTEEQIARIRVEITARRLRDVRQAFPDAQVVQSEGSFIDEGVLAGRLLLDVPEDGPRRRPTAIIAQSDLLAAGVVRAAEELGLRVPEDVSVTGFDGVEVDGLGGHVLTTVVQPSAEKGRAAGAAVARMLRGEPASSQLLNCTFRIGTTTGPAARS
- a CDS encoding Na+/H+ antiporter subunit A, translated to MLTLLVVFTLSALLLPLLVKWIGARAFAVAALIPAAAFVHAALLTPTVIAGASDAAHIPQQSVEWIPQLGITLSFRMDVLSWVLTLIVTGVGALVLLYCRWYFDSEKPEPGLGQFAAVLLAFAGAMYGLVLTDDFVLLVMFWELTSILSYLLIGYYNRRGASRRSALQALLVTTLGGLVMFVGVVLLVVDTGTTSITEILELAPTGPLIDAAIVMILVGALSKSAIFPFHFWLPGAMAAPTPVSAYLHAAAMVKAGIYLIARLAPVFALSGPWRPVVISLGVLTMLIGGYQALRETDLKRILAFGTVSQLGLFTVVIGYGTPDAALAGLALVIGHALFKSALFLIVGVIDRQLSTRDVNELSGVGRQAPVMATAAFIAIGSMAGIAPTIGFVAKESALTALLHDAQLGSPWGLVAFMGVVLGAVLTAAYGARFLWGAFWRKKDSAGEYIPETAWPDPPFGFLVAPVVLSGLSLIGLAAPLVDHALQGYAHTSTIPAYDGSPLEPGHLALWHGLEPALFISLLAIALGIGLFVFTLRLGWSSRKRLLPFTAIDGYYLVVRGIDRLSVLTTTLTQRGSLPVYVGTIFVVVVAAEATALFASGPARAELSAWHTPIQLVVAPIMIAAGIIAVRAQKRYTGVVLVSVTGLGMVVLFATSGAPDLALTQILVETVTLVTFALVLRRLPARMGEHNASVGRIPRAVLGASVGVTMALVAIVATSARIAEPISVAFTELAYELGHGKNVVNVALVDLRGWDTMGELSVLVLAATGVASLVFVTHRDDLLSSTKNLPDASRRVQARIPLVETTEGLRFRTAENRDAPRAWLVSSQHVDPQSRSILLEVIVRVLFHTIIVVSIFLLFAGHNLPGGGFAGGLVAGMALVMRYVAGGRWELGAAAPTDAGRLLGAGLILAVGAAVVPLFFGEAPLTSTFWEATLPVIGHVEFVTSTIFDIGVYLVVIGLVLDVLRSLGAEVDRQAHAQRTRGVGA
- a CDS encoding MFS transporter — protein: MDATLTRPVYVRWRTAIFAIFFSSGLSIATWASRVPDIRLALEIDKAQVGMLLLGAGIASIIGISSSPAVLARTGARLGMILSITTFATGVALIGIGANVFGSFQIVLLGLVLFGLGNGCVDVMMNVEATAIEQHSGKTILPLFHAFFSFGTVIGAGIGALAALWQISVFAHAVTVGILIFVIGAVSVANVPRRAETLDPVEGDTEKVHWRERMHVALSAWREPRTYALGVVMLGMSFAEGGANDWLALGVAEEHAGGTPALGAAALAVFSVAMTTVRIFGGPLVDRLGRVIVLRVLALTAAAGILLFILAPSIPMVFLGAALWGIGASLGFPLGMSAAADDPAKAAARVSAAATIGYISFLGGPPVLGFISEHIGLLNTLYILVVLAVASGLFSGAARPLREDEKTPTT
- a CDS encoding sensor histidine kinase, which produces MSQAGSWIREAYQRHRLVLDALGVVLFSVLIAALGVGGSWRFMPLAIEGLSSWATLLTVLPAAVFMLTKRRAPLFSLIGASVVFTVDLLTVGGIGPLLVLLDVLWFMAFQASPAVRRRLLWAIVIAVIVIFAGALLMARMPFPVALLTAAQFGAIFGTDYWWAVAMAQANELAELHRQRADAAAEAAERDREEAIREERETMAKELHDVVAGHVLAMAIRAEAALSTAPAQERDRAALQAVRDAGLDAHRALRSMITVLRHGEGDPLSTPRLADLDAIIDDARRSGLQVTAVLEAVTPLSSAAEQTVVRTIREALVNCARHASGAEVDVLLATEDEAVRVRVISRGGTSFTVPGYSGSGWGLSMLKERVGMLGGTLHAGPIARGWSVDAVLPREVAA